Genomic DNA from Oreochromis aureus strain Israel breed Guangdong linkage group 2, ZZ_aureus, whole genome shotgun sequence:
CCGTGGTCTGCTCCATGCTCTGGCTCTACAAACAGGTTTGTCACAGATGGCTGCACCTTGCGGTACCTTGGAGCCTAACGGCAACACTTTAGCTCTGTCATGAAATTTGGGGAGGAAGCTGCACCAGAAGCCATTAACACCTCACTGTTCCCTGTAGGTCCTGGAGCCTTCTTTCCGTCAGCCCTATCCCAATGTGACCCGCTGGTTTGTCACCTGTGTCAACCAGCCACAGTTCAAGGCTGTCCTCGGAGAGGTCAAGCTGTGTGAAAAGATGGCTCAGTTTGACGGTGAGTCACCAGCAGTTAGATCAGAAAGCATACATGTTAGACAGCAGGTCCCTTATAAACTCGTAGCCTaagtgtctgaaatgtttaaaagcaaaacTCCACACCATTGTTGTTTAAATGATAGTTGGAAAAGCTGCATTCACTCCTAATATTTGAGTTATTTGCACAATTGGATTCTTCAGAAATAAGAGTAATACCGTATCACTTTGACAACTGAATTTCGTGGGTAATTATCTCCCAATCATCTCGCTGGTGAGGGGTCTCAGAGTAGAACCCAATTTAAGAATCTATTATTACACCCGACTGCTCTGCCAAGTTTAAGGTGCACAATGGAGTCGGGCCATACTTCAGACTGACCCCTCCTAGCATTTTCTTCGAGGCTATTTTAAGTTAcgaaaaaaaagtttgcataTCTGATTAAATTCATGCCAATACTAACACAGCTAAAATCAGCCATTGTTTGGCAAATGATTTGAGGGCGCTGGCTCCTTTCCAACGGGTACAAAACCAAAGACAGAACATTGGAACATggctttcattgttttgttccTCCAGCCAAGAAATTTGCTGAGATGCAGCCCAAGAAAGAGACTCCTTCCAAGAAAGAGAAGGGAGGAAAGGAGGCTGGCAAGCCCcaggagaagaaagagaagaagaaggaagagaaaaaggaagagaagaagCCTGAtcctgaagaggaaatggatgaCTGTGATGCTGTTTTGGCTGCAGAGCCCAAAGCCAAGGACCCCTTTGCACACCTGCCAAAGAGGTAGAgagatcttttttcttttgcgtATACATTTCATCATTTAgaatttgtttcagtgtaagCTCACACTTTATAGATTTTTAATTACCATACAATGTGGAGTCAGTCTGCAAGTGTTGGGTGTGACACTTTACCCCACTAGTTTTCCCTAAATGCTTCTCTACCTTTTAAGAGTGCTAATCAGTTGGTGAAGGCCTATTTCTCTATTGTGCATCTGTAGCCGTCTTTGgcatattgatcatttaaaaCTCGTTATGTGGTTTCACATGTTGAGTTTTGACATTCCTATGCTCTCCACTCTGTGGAAAGATGGTCCCCTATCATTTGGCAAGACTGTGCCCATTTAATGGCACCAAGTCTTAATCTAACAggggaaaataaaatcaagacCACATTCATCCCAGTCATCTCTGAATTCAGTGAGTAAAAGGCTGGTTCATGCTGTGGCCACAAACAGAATGTAACTTTGAGAAGCATAGTTGCCCTTCAGGGTTGACTGTATATCTGTGGGTCAGCTGGCTTAGGTCTGATTAATTTTTGGGGGGGTGATTGTGCAGACTTGTCTGCAGAGAATTTACATTACAATTTGCAAACTACGTGTATACCCCAGGCAGTGGACTTGGAGAAGTATAAAAGGAACGACTACTTGGTCACGTCGTCTCCAGCTGTCCATGTCTGCAACAGAATCTAATCAAGGCTTTATGGTATTTAAAGATTCTCTTTGAAGTAAAGATGGCGGAGTCGTGTGGGTATTTATAAGCTCGGGCTATTGTCACTGGCAAATCCTGGCTTTAAACATCCTTTTATAGTCCTGTAGAATTTATGGTTGTAGGCATTCAGTAACTGTtcctacatttttttatttttatttatttatttttttgttcttcagTGATCTCAACCTAATTCCTGCACCTTGTTCTCTTCACCTTGCATGTACATGGATCACGTaactcctgacatttccatttttcattttagcGCATTTGTCATGGATGAGTTCAAGAGAAAGTATTCCAACGAGGACACCTTGACCGTAGCCATTCCCCACTTCTGGGAGCACTTTGACCGTGAGGGCTACTCAATCTGGTACAGCCAGTACAAATACCCCGAGGAGCTCACACTTGCCTTCAAGAGCTGCAACCTTATCACAGGTGAGACTCGGCAGCAGCCACTTTATAGAACACTTTTATTCTCAGTAGTATCTAAagttactttattattatgattgtTTATTGGTTGGAAAGCAAACGCAGAAAAGGCTTTATTTTCTTCCCTGGTCTTACATCTATTTGTCTTTGCTGCTTCATGTGCTGGCATGCATTTCCTCCATCTGTTTAGGTTTGCTCCTATGGCCCAGGAACAAGTTGGGATCAGAGGCAGTTCTGTGCATATGGGAATTTTTCTGAAAGTCTGTAGACTTCTAAGATGGCTCTCATGTAGCCTTAAAGAGGGGATTAGAGGAGACAGTGCTGGGACTTGCTACACAGGACAGATCATTTTAAATGCATCTTAACTTGTTTTCTTGTTGACTGCAGTGGGTACTGCTTGTTTTCTCAGTCCTGGTGTAGATTTAGGTTTTAGTCTCATTTAACTCATTATTTTTGACTGATTCTGGGTTGGAATTTAATCTTGCAGTTTTTCAGGAAAGCTGATTACACCAGTTTTCAAAGAATGTGTAAATGGGGACAGACAGGGGCTTGGCACTGCTAAAaccattttgttttaaaaaaaaaaaaatgttaagtaCCTTTTGTCAAATGTTAAATTGGTCATCTTCAGGTCTTCAGTGACGTTCTTGTAAGGAGTTTGGACATGTTTGAATCAACTCCAGAAACGGGTCTGTACTACAATTAGGAGAAAAGCAATTATTCCCCTGTCATTGGGCAAGGCGGTGTCCTGTCATGACACACAGTCTTAATCAGACGGGGGAAAAGAAACTGCAGGCCATATTCATCCCAGTCATCTCTGTTTTAAGTGAGTTTAAGGCTGGTTCATGCTGTGGTCACATTAAACAGGATCAGAATTGCCCCAcaggcaatttgtttttttgttctacaTGTAGAAAGACAGACGTGCCTTTTGATATGGATCAAATAAAATATGTCCTTGACATGTTGATAAAAATCTAAATGTCTCAAATCTCTGGTTGTACCTCACAGGTATGTTCCAGCGCCTGGACAAACTCAGAAAGAATGCCTTTGCCAGTGTCATCTTGTTCGGCACCAACAACGACAGCAGCATCTCTGGCATCTGGGTCTTCAGAGGCCAGGAACTGGCCTTCACTGTAAGTATTAGATTTTAAACGTGCTTTGATCAGTGTTCTGAGTTGATAATATCCCCAGTGTCAAGAATGTATTGTTTCTCACATTGATTTGGGCATTTCCTCATGTGTTGAGGTGAAATGCATGGATTGCAGCTCCGTTAACTTTCCAGTCAGTGTTTTAAATTACCCCTGTTTTCGTTTGGGCaagtatggttttcagggtttttatcggttttcagtgTCCCCTGGGTCTTTTCCGTGTGTtattaaatcttcttttttcggtaccggcactacaTCACACCTCATTGTCTTAATCTAACGGGGGCGCAAAAAGACCGCTGTTTTAAATTACCCTGTTTTTGGGCAAGGCAGTGTCCCAAGACCATATTCATCCCAGTCATCTCTGGTTAAGTGAGTAAAAGGCTGGTTCATGCTGTGGCCACAAACCATATTGCAGTTTAAGACAATTGTCCTTGAATAAAGACAGATTTAGTTGTGCAGGTATTTCTTGGTTACTGACCTAAGCTGACTTTTGAACTCTGTGGATTGTCATGTCTACTTTCGGCAGcaaaacatatatacatatacatgtatCTGGGCTGTTGTCACGGAAAACCACTCGGtgttatacagttgttgtgaaaatgaaaaaacatctgaggaatgttGAGATCTGGCATTCATATAGTGTCCCGTAGCTACATGGTCTGCATTTGAATGCATTCTGTTATGGTTCACCTATCGCCTTGATAGGGTAAGATGGAATGTGTCATCTAACATCGGATAGTGATGTTGATGATACATTTTAGGATTAAAAGCTGAGGATAATTAACTTGCATtcaattctttcttttttcccctttcttttcctccttgtaaCTTTCCTTCCCAGCTCTCTGAAGATTGGCAGATTGACTACGAATCATATGACTGGCGCAAGCTGGATCCAGACAGTGAAGAGTGCAAAACCATGGTAAAGGAGTACTTTGCCTGGGAGGGAGACTTCAAGCATGTGGGTAAAGCCTTCAACCAGGGCAAGATCTTCAAGTGAGAGGACACTGATAGTCAACAAAAGCACTCTGCGCTTCTGCTCTCCAACACTCAAAACCAATGGACATTGAGCCACACATGCTTACTTACCTGCAGGAATGACAGTATTTGAAGACAAGAATGAAGTTTCTCTGTGGCCTCCAAAGTGGTTTTCTGGTTGTTTGACGTGCGAAATAAAGCATTTCCCTCAATGCTATCTCTGGGATTTGATGtccattgtgttttgttgtgagAATAAGCAAACAGAAATATTTTGGGTTTCTTCACTTCAAATCATGCctaccaaaaacagaaaatgacctTGCAGTCTATGGTACAACAGTGCCCACACATGCTAATAGGCAGTGGTTAGGTTTTGAAACATGCCATGAAAAATTCAACCAGAAGAGGTCAGTAAAACACTGCTTTTTGGCATTATCTCCAACTACTTAACCTTGGGCTCACTAGGCATCTTGTGACGCACTTCTGCAGCTGATTTTGTGATTCATCAGGTTTAATGTCTAGGTGTCTTGGGACATGCATAGGCCATTTTTAAATTCCTTTCTAACTCTTGCAAACCATATGCGGGTTTACTATACAAATGGTAAGCCAACTTAAAACTGTAGAGTCCTCAAGTCCCTGTAGAGGGCAGGCAAAGACTTAACATTGAAGGCTATTGAATACAGCACATCTGGTAGAGAAAATGGCTGGGCTGAACTCTGTGGTTTGAGAAGATGGGAATGCTGTCTGCCTTAAACTACGGGTTCTTGTTTTGAAGTAGTCTGTGCTTCCCTAAGGAGATGACTGGAACAACTCTTTATAAGGAACTCCTCTTGGATACACGAGGGCAAGGGCCATTCACATAAAATCTGTACTTTGTTACCATGTTTCCGCCACCAAAACACTAAACTTGATAAGCATCAATAAAACGTGTTTAAGTTTTGGAGTCAACAGTGGTTGAAAAGGCACACGGACTCCAAAGTAAAACAATTCTTTAAGACTTAGAAGTTCAGAGCAGATTTTCACATTAAACCTATAACTTGTTTAAAGCTCCAAATGCACATGTATATATGTAGTCTGTAAGTGGAaaatgattgattttttttttttttttttgtcaatgaTAAGTTTGCATGTAGGGCTGATATAAAAATGTAGAGAGCCACACCCCAGTCCAATGCTGAAACGCCATGTTTCAGAACCTACTTCTGCAAGTTGGTATTGCTAGagtaaaaaaagaggaaaagaaaacggGGATAACCATAATCCACCGTTTCCTGTGTGGTACATCAATTTACTTGTTCTTTTAATGTCTGCCTGAATGCCTAACTCGAAGCTAAACTCTTTCTTTTGTAATGGCAGATGCTTTGAATAAATTTTGTCTGTTGGCGTTGAACTGTGAGCACAAAGCTTTTGGCTTCATCGGACACACCCAACCATATGAAAGTTTGTTGAACACACTTGATCATTTGTTGTTGAAATTTCCCCACACCTGCTTCCCGGCGTAtccttgtttctttgtttgtcgCAGCATTGTCTGTTATACGTGGTTGCAGGTGAAACGGGGAACCTGGACGAGCCCATGTAATGAATGCAGATTATTCAGGCACATATTGATTTAACTCCCCTTTAATATCAAATATGTGACACATTTAGTACCCCTGACTGTGGTTTGATCACTGAAGTGTTGCGCATTAAACTTTAGAACTTCTCGGGTGGATGCAGGGGCTTTCTTTCTGACTCACTCATCCACACACTCATGGGAGATGCACAAGAGAGGACTCTCATCTCCGAGTGAGTCAGATGTGTCATTTTTTCCTACTTGCTAAGCGTGATTCAAGATCATTTTGGCGCAACCATCTTCCACCATGGTGTGGAATCAGGGAAGCCATTTTAGTTTGTTCTGTGGTCTCATGGAAATCAGAAAATGGAAATGTTCCCACAACAGCGAAGCACCCAAGTCCTTGAACACATGACTCACTCATCCTGTGGATCACGGTGGAAGAGGGCTGTAACTTGAGCAAATAACTTTGACTTCACTCGCACCACAGCGGCAGTTACAAAAGTGCTGAAGGATAACCCTTTGATTGCTGAAGGAGTGGTGTTACCAAAGCTGTTTTGTAATGAAGTCAAATATGAAATCATTTTGATTCAAGCTTCCTGCCAGATGGAGGCAGCATCAAGTCCACACAATATGCTGGGCCTGTTTTGTATTTAGAAGCATCAGAGTTAAAAAGCTAAACTGAAGCAAGCCACGAGAACAATGAGCTGTCTTATGCCAACAGCAACATTTTCTCTTCCAGTCCTGCCAACCTTCCTCCCCCTGGTCTTTATTTCTCACTTGGCCACACACTCACTACTTTTTCCTTCCTCTACTGA
This window encodes:
- the eef1g gene encoding elongation factor 1-gamma, whose protein sequence is MAAGTLYTYPENWRAFKAQIAAQYSGARLKVATSAPAFTFGQTNRTPAFLNNFPLGKVPAYQGDDGFCLFESNAIAHYLSNDTLRGATPQAAAQVLQWVSFADSEIIPPASAWVFPTLGIMQFNKQATEQAKEDVKKFLAVLNQHLNTRTFLVGERVTLADITVVCSMLWLYKQVLEPSFRQPYPNVTRWFVTCVNQPQFKAVLGEVKLCEKMAQFDAKKFAEMQPKKETPSKKEKGGKEAGKPQEKKEKKKEEKKEEKKPDPEEEMDDCDAVLAAEPKAKDPFAHLPKSAFVMDEFKRKYSNEDTLTVAIPHFWEHFDREGYSIWYSQYKYPEELTLAFKSCNLITGMFQRLDKLRKNAFASVILFGTNNDSSISGIWVFRGQELAFTLSEDWQIDYESYDWRKLDPDSEECKTMVKEYFAWEGDFKHVGKAFNQGKIFK